In Sphaerisporangium krabiense, the DNA window CGAGCCCAGGATAGGCACCGGCGTTTTGCGGCACAATCTGTATGACGACTTTGGGGCGCTGCGCGAGATCCAGCAGATGCGTGATCTGGTCGTACATCACCTGCGGGCCACCGATCGGACGACGCAGGACTCCCTCGTCCAGGACCGCGACCACCATCGGCGGTGTCGCGGAGTTCAGGACGCGCTGTCGCGCCATGCGAGCCTCTACCTGGTCGTCCACATCGAATAGGCGACCGGAGTGGTGGATCACCTCCCGTGCGTAGGGCTCGATTTGCAGCAGGCCCGGAACGAGAAGCGGTTCGAACCAGAGAAGCGAGGTCGCCTTCGCCTCGATCGTCAGCCATCTGCCCACCCATTCCGGCGGCATTCCCTTGCACACCAGGTCCGCCGCCAGGCGGCCGAGGATTCCTCCGGTGTCGAGGACCTGGTCGCAGCGGTCGGCGAAGTCGGGCTTGGGGACTCTGCGGCTGGTCTCGACCATCGCGACGAAGGACGGCGAGTAGCCGACGATCGCGGTCGCGAGTTGTGCCTGGCTCAGCCCGGCGGCCTCGCGGGCCTGCCGGAGTTCCCTGGCGAAGAATTCGAGCGGTGTCATTCGATTGCCGTTCATGATCCCTCACAAAGCCTCACGGGGGTGAGGCCGTCCGCACGGTTTCCCGTACGCGCGGCGCCTTATGGCGGAGCCTACGACGCTGGTTATAAATCTGGGGCGCGGAAACGAAAATTCCCCGAAGGACGACCGGACAACCGCGACAAAGACCTGATTATCGAGCAAGAAAGCGTCGGCCATCCCCTCTCGCGATATGACGGCCAATCGATGCGATCGACTTTCCACGCTTAGTCGGCAAAATCCGCCGTCCACCCAGAACTGACCAAATCCAGCCAGGAGGTGCGCTTCGATGCGCGAAGCCGAGCGGGCGGCGGTTCCGAGTCCGCCTACCGCCATTTCCACCCCATCCGCCGATTTCAAAGGAGTGCCGGCGATGACCGCGACACCGGACGGCCCACGGACCGCCTGCTGGGATCTGCCACCCAGCCCCGCGGTGGTCGGCAGGGCTCGTGACCTGGTCAGAGAGGTCCTCACCACCTGGGGCGCGGCTCATCTCCGCCACGACGTGGTGCTGGTGATGGACGAGCTCCTCGTCAACGCCATCACCCATGGAGAGCCCCCGATCAGGCTCTCGGTCTGGCTCGCGTCCGCCGTCCTGTGCGTCCGGGTGACCGACCACGGTGACGCCATGCCCCGCCGTCTGCGTCTCTCCCCTGACGCGCTGCACGGGCGCGGCCTCGAGCTGATCGACGCGCTGGCCACCGCCCATGGCGTGACACCGCTACGGGACGGGCCCGGTAAGACGGTCTGGGCGCGGTGGGATCTGTCCTGATGGCGGGGCCGTCACAGGGCCCGGAGGCCCTTGAGCACCTCGTGAAGGAGGGAAGGGTCGTGGGCCAGGGCGGCGGGGGCCGGGGAGTGGACGGTGAGGAGGTCGTGGGAGCACAGGTCGGACAGGAGGAGGCGGACGACGCCGAGAGGGAGGTTCACGTCGGCGGCCAGCTCGACCAGGCGTCTCGGTCTGCGGGTGAGGTGGAGGATGCGGTGGTGTTCCGGGCCGAGACCGGTCGGCGGGAAGACGCCGGGCGGGGGCGCGGCGCGGGTCGCGGACGCTTCGCGGGCCGGGGCCGGGACGCCGGTCGTGTGCGCCCGGCCGTTCGGGGTGTCGCCGCCGGTCGCGGCCATGCCGCCGGTCGCGGTGATGATCGCGAGCAGGTCGAAGTCGGAGGCGGCGGGCGGCGTTCTGCCTCCGGTGAGCGCGTACGGGCGCAGTACCGGGCCGTCGTCAATCCAGTCCATCTCGTCGTCGTCCATGACGATCCGCCCCTTGAGCGTGGGATGCTGTGCGTCCATCACGCCACGCCCCTCGGACGGGGGGTGAGGTGGTGCGGCTGCTCCATCGGGCCATGTTCCTCGGGTGGGTGGTGTGGCTCGGCCATCACGTCATGCCTCTTGGTTGGGTGGTGAGGTGGCGGCCCATGCGGGCGACGAGGTGGGCCATCTCGTAGGCGATGAGGCCG includes these proteins:
- a CDS encoding helix-turn-helix domain-containing protein — encoded protein: MNGNRMTPLEFFARELRQAREAAGLSQAQLATAIVGYSPSFVAMVETSRRVPKPDFADRCDQVLDTGGILGRLAADLVCKGMPPEWVGRWLTIEAKATSLLWFEPLLVPGLLQIEPYAREVIHHSGRLFDVDDQVEARMARQRVLNSATPPMVVAVLDEGVLRRPIGGPQVMYDQITHLLDLAQRPKVVIQIVPQNAGAYPGLAGPLVVTTFDGIEVVYVDNALSGDVVDRAPDVAALKCLWESLRAEALPAKQSMELMAKVAETWK
- a CDS encoding DUF742 domain-containing protein; protein product: MDAQHPTLKGRIVMDDDEMDWIDDGPVLRPYALTGGRTPPAASDFDLLAIITATGGMAATGGDTPNGRAHTTGVPAPAREASATRAAPPPGVFPPTGLGPEHHRILHLTRRPRRLVELAADVNLPLGVVRLLLSDLCSHDLLTVHSPAPAALAHDPSLLHEVLKGLRAL
- a CDS encoding ATP-binding protein yields the protein MTATPDGPRTACWDLPPSPAVVGRARDLVREVLTTWGAAHLRHDVVLVMDELLVNAITHGEPPIRLSVWLASAVLCVRVTDHGDAMPRRLRLSPDALHGRGLELIDALATAHGVTPLRDGPGKTVWARWDLS